Within Synechococcus sp. NB0720_010, the genomic segment GCGGCCTCCAGCACACACAGCGCTTTGAGTTCCAAGGCCGAGCCAGAGAGCTGCTGGGCCGCCGCCAGGGCCGTAGACCAATTCTCAAAATCGAGCACCCACTGCTGCCAGACCACCGCCGGCGCCGACGCCATGGTCAAGGCCGTGAAGATTCCATTGGTGCCATAGGCGTGGTTCAGGGGACGGGCGGCGCTCGCCTCGAGCTGCAGCAGCCGTGGCTGCGCCTCGAGCGTCACCATCTCCACCCCAAGCAGGTGGCCGGGATCCCGCAAAAACCCCCAGCGCAGCGAGCCAATCCCGCCGGATCCCCCCGCCACATAGCCGCCGAGACTGGCGGTACGCACGGTGCTCGGCAGCAGCCGTTGCTCCCGTCCATGGGCGAGCAACTGGCGATCCAGCTCCGCCAAGACAATCCCGGGTTCCGCCGTAAACACCCCGGAACTGGCATCCACGTGCCGCAGGCGGTTCAGGCCGCTGGTCTCCAGCAGCAGGCCACCGGCCAGGGGAATGCACTGGCCATAGTTCCCGGTCGCCGCACCCCGCACCGTCAGGCTGACGCCATGGCGACTGCAGGCTGCGGCCACCTGGAGCACCTCCTCGGGGGCCTGCACCCGCACCCCGATCTGAGCGCGCAGGCCACAGAGCAGCGGTTGCAGCACCGGCGAATAGACGAACCCATCGGCCGCCAGGCTCTCCAGCTCACCGGCACTGCGCATCAGCGGCAATCCAGCCGCCCGCAGATCCGAAGCCAAGGCCTCCAGCTGAGCGGCGCTGGCGGGATCGGGGAGCCCCTGGGGCAGGGAGCCTGGGAGATCGGGGGTGCTCTGCATCAGCCCAAATTGGCAAGCCGAGGATCGGGATGGGCCTGATCCGGCGGCGGCAGCCAACGGCCCTGCCGCAGGACCCGACGCTGGGGGGAATGGGCCAGAAGTTCCGACCAACTCCCGGAACTGGTCAACAGCAGATCCGCGGGTCCACCCACCCGCAGCACCCCGTCCCAATCCAGGCCGAGCAGGCGGGCGGGGGTCGTCGTGAACGGCATCAGTCCCTGACGTTCCCAAGGGGGGGTGTGGGTGGCGCGGAAGCTCAGCCGCAGCAAATCCAATGGATCAAAGTCGCCACCCGGGTACCAGGGGTCCTGGACGTTGTCGGCCCCCAGGGCCACCGCGACCCCCTCCTGCTGCAACAGCCGCAGGGGGGCCAGGGGACGGAAGCCGGAACTCACGCTCTGCTCGCGCCCCAACAACCAGAAATTGGTGGTGGGCAAGGCCACAACCGCCACCCCCAGGCGCTGCAACCGCCGGGCCAAGGGCCGGGCCTGGGCTGCACTCAAGAGCCCCATGCTGCTGGCATGACTGCAGGTGATCGGCACCCCAGGGTGGAAGCGCTCGAGCCTCTGCACCAGCAGTTGCACTCCGGCGGCGGGGGCCTCGGAGGACTCATCGATGTGCAGATCAATGCCACACCCCAACCTGCCGGCCAAGCGCAGCAGCTGATCCAGTTCCGCCCCATCGCGGCCACTGCTGGGGAAGGGAGGTCCCAAGACCCCACCCAGGAGACCGCCCGCAGCCGCCACCCGCTTGGCTAACGCCAAGCCCTCACTGGAGCCCCAGTGGGCCAGGGGAGCCAAGGCCACCAGCTGCAACTGGACCCGCTCCTGCCAGCGCTGCTGCAACTGCAGGAGCGCATCCCAGCTGGGGCGCGAACAGGGGCCACCGCTGTCGATATGGCTGCGCAGGCCCCGCAGGCCATAGCGCCAGGCTTGATCGAGGGCCCGCTCACCCCGCTCCAGCACCTGCTGGGCACTGCGCTCTTGTCCCTCTACAAGGTTCAGCTCCAGGGCCGCCTGCATCCGGCCGCTGTAGTTAGGAAAGCCTGGCCAGCTGAAGGCCTTGTCGAGATGGACATGGGGATCCACCAAGGGGGTCAGCGCCAACGGCAACCCGCTCTGCCGGCAGGGTTGGATCGAGCGGAGCTGAGTGCCCTGCCACGCCAACTCAACCGGGAGCAATCCCTGGGCATCGCCGCAGGGCAAGTCCCTGCGCTCGGGATCAAGCAGGGCCCGCGGCACCAAACACTGCAGCCGCTGCTCGAGGCCTGACTCCATCTCCAAGGCGATCAACGCTGCGCCAAACCCTGCGCCGCTTGTTCTGAACTCTGAATCACCAGGAGCTGACCCGCGCCAGCCAGGGTCACGGCCCGGTAGCGGGGGATCGTGAGGCCGGGCAACAGGGTCTGACCGCCCAGTTCAGTGGTGTAGACGCTGAACAGACCAGCGTTGTAGCGGCGGCTGGAGGCGGCCGCCAACTGACCCAGCACCGTGCGCTGACTGGCCACAAGCTGGGGGCAGTCCTGAATCACCAAACGTGCCAGGAGCGGTAGGGATCCAGGGGCGCAGAGCTCCCTGGAGGCGGCCCGCACCAACTGATCGCCGGCAAAGGCCTCGAAGTCCTCTGTCCCGGGGTTGGTCACGGCCAACGCCAGGAGGCCGACACCGGCTGCCGCCACCCAAGTCCAGCGACCATCACCCGTGGAGGCAGTCATCGATCGAGAGCCGTTGCATTGGTAAGATCGGGGCGCCCTGGCGGGCGTAGCCAAGTGGTTAAGGCACCGGGTTGTGGTCCCGGCATTCGGGGGTTCAAGTCCCCTCGCTCGCCCCTTCCAGAATCCCCTGATTCTCTCTGAGGATCAGGGGATTCGCCCTATTTGGAGCAAATCGCAGCCTCCAGCAAGGCTGCCAACAAAGACGAGGCTCCATGGCGAACGGGATCCCAGACGGGAAGACCCGTCTGCGCCTGCAAAGCCGAGCGTTCCTGCTCGGCCTGCTCCTCCGTCAGCAGGGCGGTGTTGAGGCAGATCGCCCGCACCTTGGGACGCGCGCCATCGGGGCGCGCCAGGGCGGCCAGGGCCTCGTTGGCCGCAATCACCTCAGGCACTGGCGGTATCGCCACCAAAGCCGCCCCCGGCCGCGTGCGCACATGGGTCTGCCCCGCCCGGTGCACCAGCAACAGGGCCGTCGGCTGACTGCCCCGAATCAAGGGCAAAGTGGCCGTCGAGCCGGGATGACAGAGGGAGCCCTGCCCCTCCACCAGCACCAAGGTCTCGGCCGTGGCTCCCTCGGCCGCCTTCAGCACCGCCGTTTCCACCGCGCCGGCGGCGTAGTCGACGCGCACCGCATCCAAGGCCACGCCCTGGCCACTGATCAAAATCCCCGCCTGACCGGTGCCGACAAAGCGCACGTCCTGGCCCTGCTGCTGGCCGCAGCGCTGCAACTCCAAGCAGGCGCTCATCTTGCCCACGGCCATGTCGGAGCCGACCGCCAGCACCCGCCGGCCCGGCAGGGCGGCGCACCGGGCGGTGGCCACCTCTAAATCCGCCGGCTCATGGCGTAGATCCCAGATCCACTGGCCTGCCGCCAGGGGAATCGCCGCGAACTCAGGGTCATCCGCAAGGCGGCTGTGCAAACCACTGGCGAGGCTCAATCCCGCCCGCAGGGCCTGCACCACATCAGCCCGCATCTCCATCGGTAGGCGGCCGCCGGAAGGCGCCAGGCCCACCACCGCCACCTCGGGTCCATAGGGCAGCGCCGCCTCCAGATTCGCCAGCACCGGGACGGGGCGCTGAATCCCGGTCACTGCTTCGAGGGACTCACCCGCGTGGGCCGGGTCCACCACTGCCACGATCGGGCCAGAGCGGTAGCGCAGCATCGCCAGGCCGGTCTTGCCCGAGAGGTTGTCCAGCCCGCCGTGCTGCAGCAGCACCACCGGACGCTCAGCAGAAAGCATCAGCCCACCTCCTGGACACCCAGGCCGGGCAGGGCCGCCGGAAGCAGCCGGTCCCCGTGGCGCTCGGGCCCCGAGAAGGGGTCATCCACCAAGTTGAGGTGGCTATCGAGATCCGGCCAATGCACCAGGGGCAGCAGCTGGGCTGCACCGCTGTTGAGCAATCCGCCATCGGAGTAGCAACCGAGCATCACCTTCAACCCCAAGCGATGGGCCGTGCGGGCCATCAGCCATCCCTCGCTGAGGCCGCCGCACTTCACCAGCTTGATATTGATGCCATCGACATGGGGGGCCAGACGCAGGAGATCACCCAGATCCCAACAGCTCTCGTCGGCCACCAGTGGAATGGGCGCCAGGCCATGCAGCGCGGCAAAACCCGCCCGGTCGGCTTCTAGATCGAGGAGAGGCGGCAAGGGTTGCTCCACCAGCACCACGCCTTGATCGGCCAACCAGGGAATCATCTGGCGAGCGCCATCCAGCGTCCAACCGCCATTGGCATCGATCTGCAGTTCATCGCCTGGGCGCAGGGCCGAGCGCACCCCTGCCACCAACTGACGGTCATGGTCCAGGCCATCGGGGGATCCCAACTTCAACTTCACCCGCGTGGCGGGCAGCTGCTGCCGCCAACGCTCCAGCCGCGCCAACACGGACTCCAAGGCGCCCAATCCCAGGGTGACGCTGGTAGCGACGCAGGCCGCTGGATCCAGCCCCCAAAGCCGATGCAACGGTTGCCCCAGCCGCTGCCCCCACCAGTCGTGCAGGGCCAAATCCAAGCCGCAGCGGGCCGGGGGGCTGAGGTCCTTGAAAAGGTGCTCCAGGGCCTGCAAGGGCTGGGGCTCCAGGGACTCCAACTGGGGGGCCAGGGCCTCGAGTTCCGCGGCAACCGCGCCGGTCTCGTAGTGCCGGTGGCCTGTATCAAAGCCGCCGGTCTCGCCCCGGCCCGAGATGCCGCCATGCTCCAGTTCCAGCAGCAGGTGCTCGACAGCGGCGGTCGTGCCGCGGCTGATGGCCAAGGGCACCGCTTTGCTGAGGCGAAAACGGCTCAGACGGAGGCGCATCGAAGGACAGCTGCCCCTTCAAGCTGGCACGGATCGCACCCCCGCGCCGCCCATACCGGAAACTGGTGGCATGACGGCGACACAACTGAGCGCTCCCCAGTCCACGACGGGACGCGGCAGCTACTGGATCACCACCTTCGGCTGCCAAATGAACAAGGCGGATTCCGAGCGCATGGCCGGGATCCTCGAATCGATGGGCTACAGCGAAGCCACAGCTGAACTCGAGGCCGATCTGGTCCTCTACAACACCTGCACGATCCGCGATAACGCCGAGCAGAAGGTCTACAGCTACTTGGGCCGCCAAGCCCAGCGCAAACGCATCAACCCCAAGCTGACCCTAGTGGTGGCCGGCTGCGTTGCCCAACAGGAGGGGGAATCGCTGCTACGCCGGGTGCCGGAACTGGACTTGGTGATGGGGCCGCAGCACGCCAATCGCCTCGATGTCCTGCTCAGCCAGGTGGAGCAGGGCCAACAGGTGGTGGCCACCGAGGAGCACCACATCCTTGAAGACATCACCACCGCCCGCCGCGACAGCAGCATCTGCGGCTGGGTGAATGTGATCTACGGCTGCAACGAGCGCTGCACCTACTGCGTCGTGCCCTCGGTGCGCGGCAAAGAGCAGTCGCGCCTGCCCGAGGCCATCAAGCTTGAGATGGAGGGTCTGGCCGCACAGGGCTTTAAAGAGATCACCCTGCTCGGGCAAAACATCGATGCCTATGGCCGCGATCTGCCTGGGATCACGCCTGAGGGGCGCCGTCAGCACACCCTCACGGATCTGCTGCAGTTCGTCCACGACGTCGAGGGCATCGAGCGGATTCGCTTCGCCACCAGCCATCCCCGTTATTTCACCGAGCGCCTGATCGACGCCTGCGCAGATCTCCCCAAGGTCTGTGAGCACTTCCACGTCCCCTTCCAAAGCGGAGACGACGACGTGCTCAAGGCCATGGCCCGGGGCTACACGATTGATCGCTACCGCCGGATCATCGACCGCATCCGCGATCGCATGCCCGACGCCTCGATCAGCGCCGATGTGATCGTGGCCTTCCCCGGTGAGACCGATGCGCAGTACCGGCGCACCCTCGATCTGATCGACGAGATCGGCTTTGACCAGGTCAACACCGCCGCCTACTCGCCCCGCCCCAACACCCCGGCGGCCGACTGGCCCAACCAGTTGAGCGAAGAGGTGAAAGTGCAACGGCTGCAGGAGATCAACGCGCTGGTGGAGCGCAAGGCCAAGGAGCGCAGCGCGCGCTACGCCGGCCGCACCGAACAGGTCCTCGTTGAGGGGGTGAATCCCAAACAGGCGGACCAGGTGATGGGGCGAACCCGCACGAACCGCCTGACCTTCTTCCCCGCCGCCCGCGCCTCTGGAGGCCAGTGGCAAGCCGGCGATCTGGTGGAGGTTCGTATCGAGGAGGTCCGGGCGTTCTCCCTCAGCGGAATCGCCCTGTCCTGACGCTGGCTAAGGGCGGAATCACTGATACGTTTGGCCCCTGATCTGACGCCCCTATGAGCTCCGAAACCAT encodes:
- a CDS encoding amidohydrolase family protein, with translation MESGLEQRLQCLVPRALLDPERRDLPCGDAQGLLPVELAWQGTQLRSIQPCRQSGLPLALTPLVDPHVHLDKAFSWPGFPNYSGRMQAALELNLVEGQERSAQQVLERGERALDQAWRYGLRGLRSHIDSGGPCSRPSWDALLQLQQRWQERVQLQLVALAPLAHWGSSEGLALAKRVAAAGGLLGGVLGPPFPSSGRDGAELDQLLRLAGRLGCGIDLHIDESSEAPAAGVQLLVQRLERFHPGVPITCSHASSMGLLSAAQARPLARRLQRLGVAVVALPTTNFWLLGREQSVSSGFRPLAPLRLLQQEGVAVALGADNVQDPWYPGGDFDPLDLLRLSFRATHTPPWERQGLMPFTTTPARLLGLDWDGVLRVGGPADLLLTSSGSWSELLAHSPQRRVLRQGRWLPPPDQAHPDPRLANLG
- a CDS encoding DUF4359 domain-containing protein, producing the protein MTASTGDGRWTWVAAAGVGLLALAVTNPGTEDFEAFAGDQLVRAASRELCAPGSLPLLARLVIQDCPQLVASQRTVLGQLAAASSRRYNAGLFSVYTTELGGQTLLPGLTIPRYRAVTLAGAGQLLVIQSSEQAAQGLAQR
- a CDS encoding FAD-binding oxidoreductase, producing the protein MQSTPDLPGSLPQGLPDPASAAQLEALASDLRAAGLPLMRSAGELESLAADGFVYSPVLQPLLCGLRAQIGVRVQAPEEVLQVAAACSRHGVSLTVRGAATGNYGQCIPLAGGLLLETSGLNRLRHVDASSGVFTAEPGIVLAELDRQLLAHGREQRLLPSTVRTASLGGYVAGGSGGIGSLRWGFLRDPGHLLGVEMVTLEAQPRLLQLEASAARPLNHAYGTNGIFTALTMASAPAVVWQQWVLDFENWSTALAAAQQLSGSALELKALCVLEAAVAARLPWPQGCPDGSGGAHRLLLLAAPDATAVLESWIKELGGRLSWSAPQGQSRGVPLRELTWNHTTLHVRSQDSGWTYLQLLLPQPEAPALEALRERWGEDLLWHLEAVRSQGRQRFACLPLVRWRGAQALQELIDQARDLGCLLFNPHVISVEDGGLGVVDADQVDAKRAYDPAGLMNPGKLRGWT
- the miaB gene encoding tRNA (N6-isopentenyl adenosine(37)-C2)-methylthiotransferase MiaB, which codes for MTATQLSAPQSTTGRGSYWITTFGCQMNKADSERMAGILESMGYSEATAELEADLVLYNTCTIRDNAEQKVYSYLGRQAQRKRINPKLTLVVAGCVAQQEGESLLRRVPELDLVMGPQHANRLDVLLSQVEQGQQVVATEEHHILEDITTARRDSSICGWVNVIYGCNERCTYCVVPSVRGKEQSRLPEAIKLEMEGLAAQGFKEITLLGQNIDAYGRDLPGITPEGRRQHTLTDLLQFVHDVEGIERIRFATSHPRYFTERLIDACADLPKVCEHFHVPFQSGDDDVLKAMARGYTIDRYRRIIDRIRDRMPDASISADVIVAFPGETDAQYRRTLDLIDEIGFDQVNTAAYSPRPNTPAADWPNQLSEEVKVQRLQEINALVERKAKERSARYAGRTEQVLVEGVNPKQADQVMGRTRTNRLTFFPAARASGGQWQAGDLVEVRIEEVRAFSLSGIALS
- a CDS encoding DUF1611 domain-containing protein, whose product is MLSAERPVVLLQHGGLDNLSGKTGLAMLRYRSGPIVAVVDPAHAGESLEAVTGIQRPVPVLANLEAALPYGPEVAVVGLAPSGGRLPMEMRADVVQALRAGLSLASGLHSRLADDPEFAAIPLAAGQWIWDLRHEPADLEVATARCAALPGRRVLAVGSDMAVGKMSACLELQRCGQQQGQDVRFVGTGQAGILISGQGVALDAVRVDYAAGAVETAVLKAAEGATAETLVLVEGQGSLCHPGSTATLPLIRGSQPTALLLVHRAGQTHVRTRPGAALVAIPPVPEVIAANEALAALARPDGARPKVRAICLNTALLTEEQAEQERSALQAQTGLPVWDPVRHGASSLLAALLEAAICSK
- a CDS encoding dipeptide epimerase translates to MRLRLSRFRLSKAVPLAISRGTTAAVEHLLLELEHGGISGRGETGGFDTGHRHYETGAVAAELEALAPQLESLEPQPLQALEHLFKDLSPPARCGLDLALHDWWGQRLGQPLHRLWGLDPAACVATSVTLGLGALESVLARLERWRQQLPATRVKLKLGSPDGLDHDRQLVAGVRSALRPGDELQIDANGGWTLDGARQMIPWLADQGVVLVEQPLPPLLDLEADRAGFAALHGLAPIPLVADESCWDLGDLLRLAPHVDGINIKLVKCGGLSEGWLMARTAHRLGLKVMLGCYSDGGLLNSGAAQLLPLVHWPDLDSHLNLVDDPFSGPERHGDRLLPAALPGLGVQEVG